The Candidatus Eremiobacteraceae bacterium DNA segment ACTCGTCGATGATCTCCCTGCTTGCGGCCTCGCGAACACAGGTCACGCCGCGCCGTTCGGATTGATTCGCCATGCGGCGCGCGTTGCCGTCCATGCGCGAAAGCGCGGCTTCGGCACCGTCGCTCACGTCGATAAGCGACGTCTCGCGCTCAATCCCCGGAGCGCCCGGAATCGCGATCCCTGCGTAGGCCGGTGGCCATGGAGTCAACTCACACCGGTGCCCCATGTTGGCCAGAAGATACGCGAATGTGGCGCCGGCGCGCGCGGCGTCGGCAAGCCTGCCGTCGCTCTCAAATGCGGCCGTATATGAATCGAGGGGCATCGCGGCGAATTCGCGCCATCCAAGACGGCTTCGCGACGTGACCATCGGCACGAAGATCCGGCTGCCGTCGGCGAATTCGCACCAGACCGGAGCCGCTGAAAAACGCGGGTACGACTCGGCAAGCGCGGCCGCCCATGCCGGACGAGCGAAAAACGTCGGCCCCGGCGTTTTCCGGTCGATCGCCTCCCAATCGGCCACATCCATCGCGACCGCACGCCGCACGCCGAGATCGCGGTCCACCGTCAGTACGTTATGAACGAGCGGATGTCGTAGCCGGGCAGCTTCGCGCGGCCGTTGAGTCCGGTCAATTCGATCAGAAACGCGAAGCCGACCACGTGCGCGCCGAACTTGCGCAGCAATTGGCCGGTCGCGGCTGCGGTGCCGCCGGTCGCGAGCAGATCGTCGACGACCAGCACGCGTTCGCCGTTGGCCACCGCATCGGCATGCATCTCAAGCGTGTTGTTGCCGTATTCGAGCTCGTAGTCCACGTTGATCTTATCGAATGGCAATTTGCCGGGTTTGCGAACCGGTATGAATCCGGCGCCGAGCTCGTACGCGATTGGTGCGCCCAAGATGTATCCGCGCGCTTCGATCGCCACGACGTAGTCGACGCGCGCGTCCTTGTACGGGCCGGCCATCAGATCGATCGCGGCGCGAAAACCGTCGGCGTCTTTGAGAAGCGGTGTGACGTCGCGGAAAAGAATCCCGGGAATGGGAAAATCCGGAATCGATCGGATGAGTGATTGCAGCGCGGATTGGTCCACGATTATTCCTCGTCGGCCGGCGGCGAAGGACTTGTGCCCGGTCGAAATGCCTGCGGCGCAGCGAGCGGATCGCTCGACTCCGGTTTGACCGGCGCTTCACGCATCGCCGGCCGTGCGGCCCGGTCTTTTGCGAGCGCCGCGCGGATCACCA contains these protein-coding regions:
- a CDS encoding GNAT family N-acetyltransferase, producing the protein MDRDLGVRRAVAMDVADWEAIDRKTPGPTFFARPAWAAALAESYPRFSAAPVWCEFADGSRIFVPMVTSRSRLGWREFAAMPLDSYTAAFESDGRLADAARAGATFAYLLANMGHRCELTPWPPAYAGIAIPGAPGIERETSLIDVSDGAEAALSRMDGNARRMANQSERRGVTCVREAASREIIDEYYAMLCTTAAAWERGAPSFPKRLLEAIVARGDGDVEIWFARFEGKPIAGGVVVFGAQELMFWSAAMLSEFGTLRPSNALNVALIRAAAARGLRWYNLGSSEGLAGVKRFKEGLGAFGTSYTKFVRISPGYAMYCNMRKRLVAR
- a CDS encoding adenine phosphoribosyltransferase; protein product: MDQSALQSLIRSIPDFPIPGILFRDVTPLLKDADGFRAAIDLMAGPYKDARVDYVVAIEARGYILGAPIAYELGAGFIPVRKPGKLPFDKINVDYELEYGNNTLEMHADAVANGERVLVVDDLLATGGTAAATGQLLRKFGAHVVGFAFLIELTGLNGRAKLPGYDIRSFITY